A genomic stretch from Desulfolutivibrio sulfodismutans DSM 3696 includes:
- a CDS encoding ABC transporter permease, translated as MKSPSPASINILSALALALAVTLAVLFFAGAPPLTTLAVLFGGGLDSTASLLKTFSSFIPLFLCATALLATYAAGLWNIGVEGQITLGAVFAAGFLRLPDPGSFPPVLALILALAAAFAGGALWALLAGALRVYGRVHEIFSGLGLNFAATGVTLWLILGPWKRAGMASLSGTEPLPEAFRLPGFAGKPASMAGLVLAVAAFVAVVWLLKRTTWGLRLAAVRQNLKAARLIGLSPKRRLLEAMGLCGGLAGLAGGLLVTGLYHRLIPSISGNFGYTAILAVLMVSLAPVFVPVSCFFFAVLLAGAVQLPMALELDSSLSGVIQGVLVLAFLAAGRMGIGGRLTGDKT; from the coding sequence ATGAAAAGCCCCTCCCCTGCATCCATCAACATCCTGTCGGCCCTGGCCCTGGCCCTGGCCGTGACCCTGGCCGTGCTTTTTTTTGCGGGCGCGCCGCCCCTGACCACCCTAGCCGTGCTGTTCGGCGGCGGGCTCGATTCCACGGCCTCGCTGCTCAAGACCTTTTCCTCCTTCATCCCGCTTTTTTTGTGCGCCACGGCGCTTTTGGCCACCTATGCCGCCGGGCTGTGGAACATCGGCGTGGAGGGGCAGATCACGCTGGGGGCGGTGTTCGCGGCGGGTTTTTTGCGCCTGCCCGACCCGGGGAGCTTCCCCCCTGTCCTGGCCCTGATCCTGGCCCTGGCCGCGGCCTTTGCGGGCGGGGCGCTGTGGGCGCTTTTGGCCGGGGCGCTCCGGGTCTACGGCCGGGTGCATGAAATCTTTTCGGGGCTTGGGCTCAATTTCGCGGCCACCGGGGTGACTCTGTGGCTGATCCTTGGGCCCTGGAAACGGGCCGGGATGGCCTCCTTAAGCGGCACGGAACCCCTGCCCGAGGCCTTCCGCCTGCCCGGGTTCGCCGGGAAACCGGCCAGCATGGCCGGGCTGGTCCTGGCCGTGGCCGCCTTCGTGGCGGTGGTCTGGCTGCTTAAGCGCACCACCTGGGGGCTCAGACTGGCCGCCGTGCGACAAAACCTCAAGGCCGCCCGGCTCATCGGGCTTTCCCCGAAACGGCGGCTGCTTGAGGCCATGGGCCTGTGCGGCGGGTTGGCGGGGCTGGCCGGGGGACTTTTGGTCACGGGCCTCTACCACCGCCTGATCCCCTCCATCTCCGGAAATTTCGGCTACACCGCCATCTTGGCCGTGCTCATGGTGTCCCTGGCGCCCGTCTTCGTGCCCGTGTCCTGCTTTTTCTTCGCCGTGCTCCTGGCCGGGGCGGTGCAATTGCCCATGGCCCTGGAGCTGGATTCGTCCTTAAGCGGCGTCATCCAGGGGGTTTTGGTGCTGGCCTTCCTGGCCGCCGGGCGCATGGGCATAGGCGGCAGGCTCACGGGGGATAAAACCTGA
- a CDS encoding ABC transporter permease, translated as MDVFAATLAAVLFAGAPLALAALGETLSERAGVINLSVDGTVLFSAMAAFVTARATGDAWVGMLGGAVAGAFVAGVLAVVGLWLRAPILAVGFILTLLCRDLAYFLGHAHARQPGPDLGVWTIPGLADIPFAGTVIGRQSPVVYLSIVAVAAASFFLYRTRAGLRLRAAGESPRAAFARGIPVERLKVLYCLAGGAFSGLAGAAYSLGVKPGWGHPQGAEGAGWIALAIVIFGGWRPSRVVLGAYFFALIQVMGIHLQDVLPGLSSTLFQIAPFPVMILTLLFINIRRSGRFRDAVQNVPLLGRLAGKPPAGAPGALAGVLDQDAA; from the coding sequence ATGGACGTCTTCGCCGCCACCCTGGCCGCCGTGCTCTTCGCCGGGGCCCCCCTGGCCCTGGCCGCCCTGGGCGAGACGTTGTCCGAGCGGGCCGGGGTCATCAACCTGTCCGTGGACGGGACCGTGCTTTTTTCGGCCATGGCCGCCTTCGTGACGGCCCGGGCCACGGGCGACGCCTGGGTCGGCATGCTCGGCGGGGCCGTGGCCGGGGCCTTCGTGGCCGGGGTGCTGGCCGTGGTCGGGCTTTGGCTGCGCGCCCCCATCCTGGCCGTGGGGTTCATCCTGACCCTTTTATGCCGCGACCTGGCCTATTTCCTGGGCCACGCCCACGCCCGCCAGCCCGGCCCGGACCTTGGGGTGTGGACCATCCCGGGGCTTGCCGACATCCCTTTTGCGGGCACGGTCATCGGCCGCCAGAGCCCGGTGGTGTACCTCAGCATCGTGGCCGTGGCGGCGGCCTCGTTTTTCCTGTACCGCACCCGGGCCGGACTGCGCCTGCGCGCCGCCGGGGAGTCCCCGCGCGCGGCGTTCGCCCGGGGCATCCCGGTGGAACGCTTGAAAGTCCTGTACTGTCTGGCGGGAGGGGCCTTTTCCGGGCTGGCCGGGGCGGCCTATTCGCTGGGGGTCAAGCCCGGCTGGGGCCATCCCCAGGGGGCCGAGGGCGCGGGCTGGATCGCCCTGGCCATCGTCATCTTCGGCGGCTGGCGGCCGTCGCGGGTGGTGCTCGGGGCCTATTTCTTCGCGCTCATCCAGGTCATGGGCATCCACCTCCAGGACGTCCTGCCCGGGCTTTCCAGCACGCTGTTCCAGATCGCGCCTTTTCCGGTCATGATCCTGACCCTGCTTTTCATCAATATCCGCCGCTCCGGACGTTTCCGCGACGCGGTGCAAAACGTCCCCCTCCTGGGACGCCTGGCCGGGAAACCGCCGGCCGGAGCCCCCGGGGCCCTGGCCGGGGTTCTGGACCAGGATGCGGCCTAA